A genomic region of Rheinheimera sp. MMS21-TC3 contains the following coding sequences:
- a CDS encoding TnsD family Tn7-like transposition protein gives MRNFPVPYSNELIYSTIARAGVYQGIVSPKQLLDEVYGNRKVVATLGLPSHLGVIARHLHQTGRYAVQQLIYEHTLFPLYAPFVGKERRDEAIRLMEYQAQGAVHLMLGVAASRVKSDNRFRYCPDCVALQLNRYGEAFWQRDWYLPALPYCPKHGALVFFDRAVDDHRHQFWALGHTELLSDYPKDSLSQLTALAAYIAPLLDAPRAQELSPSLEQWTLFYQRLAQDLGLTKSKHIRHDLVAERVRQTFSDEALEKLDLKLAENKDTCWLKSIFRKHRKAFSYLQHSIVWQALLPKLTVIEALQQASALTEHSITTRPVSQSVQPNSEDLSVKHKDWQQLVHKYQGIKAARQSLEGGVLYAWLYRHDRDWLVHWNQQHQQERLAPAPRVDWNQRDRIAVRQLLRIIKRLDSSLDHPRATSSWLLKQTPNGTSLAKNLQKLPLVALCLKRYSESVEDYQIRRISQAFIKLKQEDVELRRWRLLRSATLSKERITEEAQRFLEMVYGEE, from the coding sequence ATGAGAAACTTTCCTGTTCCGTACTCGAATGAGCTGATTTATAGCACTATTGCACGGGCAGGCGTTTATCAAGGGATTGTTAGTCCTAAGCAGCTGTTGGATGAGGTGTATGGCAACCGCAAGGTGGTCGCTACCTTAGGTCTGCCCTCGCATTTAGGTGTGATAGCAAGACATCTACATCAAACAGGACGTTACGCTGTTCAGCAGCTTATTTATGAGCATACCTTATTCCCTTTATATGCTCCGTTTGTAGGCAAGGAGCGCCGAGACGAAGCTATTCGGTTAATGGAGTACCAAGCGCAAGGTGCGGTGCATTTAATGCTAGGAGTCGCTGCTTCTAGAGTTAAGAGCGATAACCGCTTTAGATACTGCCCTGATTGCGTTGCTCTTCAGCTAAATAGGTATGGGGAAGCCTTTTGGCAACGAGATTGGTATTTGCCCGCTTTGCCATATTGTCCAAAACACGGTGCTTTAGTCTTCTTTGATAGAGCTGTAGATGATCACCGACATCAATTTTGGGCTTTGGGTCATACTGAGCTGCTTTCAGACTACCCCAAAGACTCCCTATCTCAATTAACAGCACTAGCTGCTTATATAGCCCCTCTGTTAGATGCTCCACGAGCGCAAGAGCTTTCCCCAAGCCTTGAGCAGTGGACGCTGTTTTATCAGCGCTTAGCGCAGGATCTAGGGCTAACCAAAAGCAAGCACATTCGTCATGACTTGGTGGCGGAGAGAGTGAGGCAGACTTTTAGTGATGAGGCACTAGAGAAACTGGATTTAAAGTTGGCAGAGAACAAGGACACGTGTTGGCTGAAAAGTATATTCCGTAAGCATAGAAAAGCCTTTAGTTATTTACAGCATAGTATTGTGTGGCAAGCCTTATTGCCAAAACTAACGGTTATAGAAGCGCTACAGCAGGCAAGTGCTCTTACTGAGCACTCTATAACGACAAGACCTGTTAGCCAGTCTGTGCAACCTAACTCTGAAGATTTATCTGTTAAGCATAAAGACTGGCAGCAACTAGTGCATAAATACCAAGGAATTAAGGCGGCAAGACAGTCTTTAGAGGGTGGGGTGCTATACGCTTGGCTTTACCGACATGACAGGGATTGGCTAGTTCACTGGAATCAACAGCATCAACAAGAGCGTCTGGCACCCGCCCCTAGAGTTGATTGGAACCAAAGAGATCGAATTGCTGTACGACAACTATTAAGAATCATAAAGCGTCTAGATAGTAGCCTTGATCACCCAAGAGCGACATCGAGCTGGCTGTTAAAGCAAACTCCTAACGGAACCTCTCTTGCAAAAAATCTACAGAAACTGCCTTTGGTAGCGCTTTGCTTAAAGCGTTACTCAGAGAGTGTGGAAGATTATCAAATTAGACGGATTAGCCAAGCTTTTATTAAGCTTAAACAGGAAGATGTTGAGCTTAGGCGCTGGCGATTATTAAGAAGTGCAACGTTATCTAAAGAGCGGATAACTGAGGAAGCACAAAGATTCTTGGAAATGGTTTATGGGGAAGAGTGA
- a CDS encoding AAA family ATPase: protein MSATRIQAVYRDTGVEAYRDNPFIEALPPLQESVNSAASLKSSLQLTSSDLQKSRVIRAHTICRIPDDYFQPLGTHLLLSERISVMIRGGYVGRNPKTGDLQKHLQNGYERVQTGELETFRFEEARSTAQSLLLIGCSGSGKTTSLHRILATYPQVIYHRELNVEQVVYLKIDCSHNGSLKEICLNFFRALDRALGSNYERRYGLKRHGIETMLALMSQIANAHALGLLVIDEIQHLSRSRSGGSQEMLNFFVTMVNIIGVPVMLIGTPKAREIFEADLRSARRGAGFGAIFWDPIQQTQRGKPNQEWIAFTDNLWQLQLLQRKDALLSDEVRDVWYELSQGVMDIVVKLFVLAQLRALALGNERITAGLLRQVYQDELKPVHPMLEALRSGIPERIARYSDLVVPEIDKRLIQLQLDIAAIQEQTPEEKALQELDTEDQRHLYLMLKEDYDSSLLIPTIKKAFSQNPTMTRQKLLPLVLQWLMEGETVVSELEKPSKSKKVSAIKVVKPSDWDSLPDTDLRYIYSQRQPEKTMHERLKGKGVIVDMASLFKQAG from the coding sequence ATGAGTGCTACCCGGATTCAAGCAGTTTATCGTGATACGGGGGTAGAGGCTTATCGTGATAATCCTTTTATCGAGGCCTTACCACCATTACAAGAGTCAGTGAATAGTGCTGCATCACTGAAATCCTCTTTACAGCTTACTTCCTCTGACTTGCAAAAGTCCCGTGTTATCAGAGCTCATACCATTTGTCGTATTCCAGATGACTATTTTCAGCCATTAGGTACGCATTTGCTACTAAGTGAGCGTATTTCGGTCATGATTCGAGGTGGCTACGTAGGCAGAAATCCTAAAACAGGAGATTTACAAAAGCATTTACAAAATGGTTATGAGCGTGTTCAAACGGGAGAGTTGGAGACATTTCGCTTTGAGGAGGCACGATCTACGGCACAAAGCTTATTGTTAATTGGTTGTTCTGGTAGTGGGAAGACGACCTCTCTTCATCGTATTCTAGCCACGTATCCTCAGGTGATTTACCATCGTGAACTCAATGTAGAGCAGGTGGTGTATTTGAAAATAGACTGCTCGCATAATGGTTCGCTAAAAGAAATCTGCTTGAATTTTTTCAGAGCGTTGGATCGAGCCTTGGGCTCGAACTATGAGCGTCGTTATGGCTTAAAACGTCATGGTATAGAAACCATGTTGGCTTTGATGTCGCAAATAGCCAATGCACATGCTTTAGGGTTGTTGGTTATTGATGAAATTCAGCATTTAAGCCGCTCTCGTTCGGGTGGATCTCAAGAGATGCTGAACTTTTTTGTGACGATGGTGAATATTATTGGCGTACCAGTGATGTTGATTGGTACCCCTAAAGCACGAGAGATTTTTGAGGCTGATTTGCGGTCTGCACGTAGAGGGGCAGGGTTTGGAGCTATATTCTGGGATCCTATACAACAAACGCAACGTGGAAAGCCCAATCAAGAGTGGATCGCTTTTACGGATAATCTTTGGCAATTACAGCTTTTACAACGCAAAGATGCGCTGTTATCGGATGAGGTCCGTGATGTGTGGTATGAGCTAAGCCAAGGAGTGATGGACATTGTAGTAAAACTTTTTGTACTCGCTCAGCTCCGTGCGCTAGCTTTAGGCAATGAGCGTATTACCGCTGGTTTATTGCGGCAAGTGTATCAAGATGAGTTAAAGCCTGTGCACCCCATGCTAGAGGCATTACGCTCGGGTATCCCAGAACGCATTGCTCGTTATTCTGATCTAGTCGTTCCCGAGATTGATAAACGGTTAATCCAACTTCAGCTAGATATCGCAGCGATACAAGAACAAACACCAGAAGAAAAAGCCCTTCAAGAGTTAGATACCGAAGATCAGCGTCATTTATATCTGATGCTGAAAGAGGATTACGATTCAAGCCTGTTAATTCCCACTATTAAAAAAGCGTTTAGCCAGAATCCAACGATGACAAGACAAAAGTTACTGCCTCTTGTTTTGCAGTGGTTGATGGAAGGCGAAACGGTAGTGTCAGAACTAGAAAAGCCCTCCAAGAGTAAAAAGGTTTCGGCTATAAAGGTAGTCAAGCCCAGCGACTGGGATAGCTTGCCTGATACGGATTTACGTTATATCTATTCACAACGCCAACCTGAAAAAACCATGCATGAACGGTTAAAAGGGAAAGGGGTAATAGTGGATATGGCGAGCTTATTTAAACAAGCAGGTTAG
- a CDS encoding DeoR/GlpR family DNA-binding transcription regulator: MNKRNTQQRRHLIVSQLKEQGELSVEQLAERFQTSEVTIRKDLTVLEQAGLLLRRYGGAMPIPQDFVSESSLEQVSKRKMAIAKAAGELIKDHYRIIIDSGRTTAALLPELSIKRGLVVMTNSLAVANALRELENEPTLLMTGGTWDPQSEAFQGQLAEQMLRNYDFDQLFIGADSIDLERGTTTYNELYSLSRVMADVAREVIVMLESDKLGRKIHNLELPWSSIKVLITDQGLALGDAARIEQQGVTVIRVQA; this comes from the coding sequence ATGAATAAGCGCAATACCCAGCAACGACGGCATTTAATTGTTAGCCAATTAAAAGAGCAAGGTGAGCTTTCTGTTGAGCAATTAGCTGAGCGATTCCAAACGTCAGAGGTGACTATTCGTAAAGACTTAACCGTGCTAGAGCAGGCGGGTTTGTTGTTACGCCGCTATGGTGGTGCTATGCCTATACCACAAGACTTTGTTAGTGAAAGCAGTTTAGAGCAAGTTTCAAAGCGAAAGATGGCTATTGCTAAAGCTGCAGGCGAATTAATTAAAGATCATTACCGCATTATTATTGATAGTGGCCGGACAACAGCTGCCTTATTACCCGAGCTGTCTATTAAACGTGGTTTGGTGGTAATGACGAATTCGTTGGCGGTAGCAAATGCCTTACGAGAATTAGAAAACGAACCCACCTTATTAATGACAGGCGGTACTTGGGATCCGCAGTCTGAAGCTTTTCAAGGCCAATTAGCAGAGCAGATGTTACGTAACTATGATTTTGATCAGCTTTTTATCGGTGCTGACAGCATAGATTTAGAACGAGGTACTACTACTTATAATGAGCTATATAGTTTGAGTAGAGTGATGGCCGATGTAGCGCGAGAAGTTATCGTTATGTTGGAGTCAGATAAGTTAGGCCGTAAAATTCATAATTTAGAACTGCCTTGGTCAAGCATAAAAGTATTAATTACAGACCAAGGATTAGCGCTGGGCGATGCGGCGCGAATAGAACAACAGGGTGTAACAGTGATCCGGGTTCAGGCTTAA
- a CDS encoding Tn7-like element transposition protein TnsE, whose translation MVRLATFNDNVQVVHIGHLFRNSGHKEWRIFVWFNPMQERKWTRFTHLPLLSRAKVVNSTTKQINKADRVIEFEASDLQRAKIIDFPNLSSFASVRNKDGAQSSFIYEAETPYSKTRYHIPQLELARSLFLINSYFCRSCLSSTALQQEFDVQYEVERDHLEIRILPSSSFPKGALEQSAVVQLLVWLFSDQDVMDSYESIFRHYQQNREIKNGVESWCFSFDPPPMQGWKLHVKGRSSNEDKDYLVEEIVGLEINAMLPSTTAISHASFQEKEAGDGSTQHIAVSTESVVDDEHLQLDDEETANIDTDTRVIEAEPTWISFSRPSRIEKSRRARKSSQTILEKEEATTSENSNLVSTDEPHLGGVLAAADVGGKQDATNYNSIFANRFAAFDELLSILKTKFACRVLFEETLVLPKVGRSRLHLCKDGSPRVIKAVGVQRNGSEFVLLEVDASDGVKMLSTKVLSGVDSETWRNDFEKIRRGVVKSSLNWPNSLFDQLYGQDGHRGVNHPKGLGELQVSREDMEGWAERVVREQFTH comes from the coding sequence GTGGTTAGGCTAGCTACATTTAATGACAATGTGCAGGTTGTACATATTGGTCATTTATTCCGTAACTCGGGTCATAAGGAGTGGCGTATTTTTGTTTGGTTTAATCCAATGCAAGAACGGAAATGGACTCGATTTACTCATTTGCCTTTATTAAGTCGAGCTAAGGTGGTTAACAGTACAACAAAGCAAATAAATAAGGCGGATCGTGTGATTGAGTTTGAAGCATCGGATCTTCAACGAGCCAAAATAATCGATTTTCCTAATCTCTCGTCCTTTGCTTCCGTACGCAACAAGGATGGAGCGCAGAGTTCATTTATTTACGAAGCTGAAACACCATATAGCAAGACTCGTTATCACATCCCACAGTTAGAGCTAGCTCGGTCATTATTTTTAATTAACTCCTATTTCTGTCGAAGCTGTTTGAGCAGTACCGCTTTACAGCAAGAGTTCGACGTTCAGTATGAGGTTGAGCGAGATCATTTAGAGATAAGGATCTTACCCAGTTCATCGTTTCCTAAAGGGGCGTTAGAGCAGTCGGCCGTAGTGCAGCTTTTGGTTTGGTTGTTTTCGGATCAAGATGTTATGGATTCGTATGAAAGTATTTTTAGGCACTATCAACAAAATAGAGAAATTAAGAACGGCGTTGAAAGCTGGTGCTTTAGCTTTGACCCTCCGCCCATGCAGGGTTGGAAATTACATGTAAAAGGACGTTCTTCTAACGAGGATAAGGATTATTTAGTTGAGGAAATAGTAGGTTTAGAAATCAACGCTATGCTTCCTAGCACAACAGCTATTAGCCATGCCTCTTTTCAGGAAAAGGAGGCAGGTGATGGTAGTACGCAGCACATAGCGGTTTCAACAGAGTCAGTTGTTGATGATGAGCATCTACAGTTGGACGATGAGGAAACAGCCAATATAGACACAGACACACGAGTCATAGAGGCTGAGCCGACATGGATAAGTTTTAGTAGACCTAGTCGAATTGAAAAATCTCGCAGGGCAAGAAAAAGTAGCCAAACTATTTTAGAAAAAGAAGAAGCAACAACAAGTGAAAATAGTAATTTGGTTAGTACTGATGAGCCACACTTAGGTGGTGTCCTAGCAGCGGCAGATGTGGGTGGGAAGCAGGATGCAACCAATTACAACTCTATTTTTGCTAATCGATTTGCTGCTTTTGATGAGCTACTTTCAATTCTAAAAACTAAATTTGCATGTCGGGTGCTTTTTGAAGAAACCTTGGTTTTGCCAAAAGTTGGGCGTAGCCGATTACATCTGTGTAAAGATGGCTCACCAAGAGTGATTAAAGCCGTTGGGGTGCAACGTAATGGCAGTGAATTTGTATTGCTAGAGGTGGATGCATCGGATGGGGTGAAAATGCTTTCTACCAAAGTGTTGAGTGGCGTTGATAGCGAAACATGGCGGAATGATTTTGAAAAGATACGGCGTGGAGTGGTGAAGAGCTCATTGAATTGGCCAAATAGTTTGTTTGATCAATTATATGGACAAGACGGGCATAGAGGGGTGAATCATCCAAAGGGGTTGGGGGAGCTGCAAGTATCGAGAGAGGATATGGAAGGGTGGGCTGAGAGAGTGGTTAGAGAGCAATTTACGCATTAA
- a CDS encoding DDE-type integrase/transposase/recombinase encodes MWQINEVVLFDNDPYRILAIEDGQVVWMQISADKGVPQARAELLLMQYLDEGRLVRTDDPYVHLDLEEPSVDSVSFQKREEDYRKILPIINSKDRFDPKVRSELVEHVVQEHKVTKATVYKLLRRYWQRGQTPNALIPDYKNSGAPGERRSATGTAKIGRAREYGKGEGTKVTPEIERLFRLTIEKHLLNQKGTKTTVAYRRFVDLFAQYFPRIPQEDYPTLRQFRYFYDREYPKAQRLKSRVKAGVYKKDVRPLSSTATSQALGPGSRYEIDATIADIYLVDHHDRQKIIGRPTLYIVIDVFSRMITGFYIGFENPSYVVAMQAFVNACSDKTAICAQHDIEISSSDWPCVGLPDVLLADRGELMSHQVEALVSSFNVRVESAPPRRGDAKGIVESTFRTLQAEFKSFAPGIVEGSRIKSHGETDYRLDASLSVFEFTQIILRTILFRNNHLVMDKYDRDADFPTDLPSIPVQLWQWGMQHRTGSLRAVEQEQLRVALLPRRKVSISSFGVNLWGLYYSGSEILREGWLQRSTDIARPQHLEAAYDPVLVDTIYLFPQVGSRVFWRCNLTERSRQFKGLSFWEVWDIQAQEKHNKANAKQDELTKRRELEAFIQQTIQKANKLTPSTTEPKSTRIKQIKTNKKEAVTSERKKRAEHLKPSSSGDEAKVIPFNAVEADDQEDYSLPTYVPELFQDPPEKDES; translated from the coding sequence ATGTGGCAAATTAATGAGGTTGTGCTATTTGATAATGATCCGTATCGCATTTTGGCTATAGAGGATGGCCAAGTTGTCTGGATGCAAATAAGCGCTGATAAAGGAGTTCCACAAGCTAGGGCTGAGTTGTTGCTAATGCAGTATTTAGATGAAGGCCGCTTAGTTAGAACTGATGACCCTTATGTACATCTTGATTTAGAAGAGCCGTCTGTAGATTCTGTCAGCTTCCAGAAGCGCGAGGAGGATTATCGAAAAATTCTTCCTATTATTAATAGTAAGGATCGTTTCGACCCTAAAGTCAGAAGCGAACTCGTTGAGCATGTGGTCCAAGAACATAAGGTTACTAAGGCTACAGTTTATAAGTTGTTACGCCGTTACTGGCAGCGTGGTCAAACGCCTAATGCATTAATTCCTGACTACAAAAACAGCGGTGCACCAGGGGAAAGACGTTCAGCGACAGGAACAGCAAAGATTGGCCGAGCCAGAGAATATGGTAAGGGTGAAGGAACCAAGGTAACGCCCGAGATTGAACGCCTTTTTAGGTTGACCATAGAAAAGCACCTGTTAAATCAAAAAGGTACAAAGACCACCGTTGCCTATAGACGATTTGTGGACTTGTTTGCTCAGTATTTTCCTCGCATTCCCCAAGAGGATTACCCAACACTACGTCAGTTTCGTTATTTTTATGATCGAGAATACCCTAAAGCTCAGCGCTTAAAGTCTAGAGTTAAAGCAGGGGTATATAAAAAAGACGTACGACCCTTAAGTAGTACAGCCACTTCTCAGGCGTTAGGCCCTGGGAGTCGTTATGAGATTGATGCCACGATTGCTGATATTTATTTAGTGGATCATCATGATCGCCAAAAAATCATAGGAAGACCAACGCTTTACATTGTGATTGATGTGTTTAGTCGGATGATCACGGGCTTTTATATCGGCTTTGAAAATCCGTCTTATGTGGTGGCGATGCAGGCTTTTGTAAATGCTTGCTCTGACAAAACGGCCATTTGTGCCCAGCATGATATTGAGATTAGTAGCTCAGACTGGCCGTGTGTAGGTTTGCCAGATGTGTTGCTAGCGGACCGTGGCGAATTAATGAGTCATCAGGTCGAAGCCTTAGTTTCTAGTTTTAATGTGCGAGTGGAAAGTGCTCCACCTAGACGTGGCGATGCTAAAGGCATAGTGGAAAGCACTTTTAGAACACTACAAGCCGAGTTTAAGTCCTTTGCACCTGGCATTGTAGAGGGCAGTCGGATCAAAAGCCATGGTGAAACAGACTATAGGTTAGATGCATCTCTGTCGGTATTTGAGTTCACACAAATTATTTTGCGTACGATCTTATTCAGAAATAACCATCTGGTGATGGATAAATACGATCGAGATGCTGATTTTCCTACAGATTTACCGTCTATTCCTGTCCAGCTATGGCAATGGGGTATGCAGCATCGTACAGGTAGTTTAAGGGCTGTGGAGCAAGAGCAGTTGCGAGTAGCGTTACTGCCTCGCCGAAAGGTCTCTATTTCTTCATTTGGCGTTAATTTGTGGGGTTTGTATTACTCGGGGTCAGAGATTCTGCGTGAGGGTTGGTTGCAGCGGAGCACTGATATAGCTAGACCTCAACATTTAGAAGCGGCTTATGACCCAGTGCTGGTTGATACGATTTATTTGTTTCCGCAAGTTGGCAGCCGTGTATTTTGGCGCTGTAATCTGACGGAACGTAGTCGGCAGTTTAAAGGTCTCTCATTTTGGGAGGTTTGGGATATACAAGCACAAGAAAAACACAATAAAGCCAATGCGAAGCAGGATGAGTTAACTAAACGCAGGGAGCTTGAGGCGTTTATTCAGCAAACCATTCAGAAAGCGAATAAGTTAACGCCCAGTACTACTGAGCCCAAATCAACACGCATTAAGCAGATTAAAACTAATAAAAAAGAAGCCGTGACCTCGGAGCGTAAAAAACGTGCGGAGCATTTGAAGCCAAGCTCTTCAGGTGATGAGGCTAAAGTTATTCCTTTCAACGCAGTGGAAGCGGATGATCAAGAAGATTACAGCCTACCCACATACGTGCCTGAATTATTTCAGGATCCACCAGAAAAGGATGAGTCATGA
- the glmS gene encoding glutamine--fructose-6-phosphate transaminase (isomerizing), giving the protein MCGIVGAVAQRDVVDILVEGLRRLEYRGYDSAGVAIVSEEGHLSRVRRLGKVKELADAISAEPVVGGTGIAHTRWATHGEPSERNAHPHISSHISVVHNGIIENHSALREALTAKGYVFTSDTDTEVIAHLVEEELKTAGSLLAAVQNTVKQLHGAYGTVLLDKNDASRVVVARSGSPLVIGLGIGENFIASDQLALLPVTRRFIFLEEGDVAEITRHSVRIFDKDGKAIEREIHESNVSYDAGDKGQYRHFMLKEIYEQPHAINNTLEGRLSNDSVLDETFGNGAAALFKQVKHVQIVACGTSYHSGMVARYWLESLGGISCTVEIASEFRYRKSFVQPNSLLVSISQSGETADTLAALRLAKDLGYLGSLTICNVAGSSLVRESDLAFMTRAGAEIGVASTKAFTTQLVGLAMLTLAIGKYNGLTEQKQRELTDALKSLPAKLEQTLALAPQIEALAEEFADKNHALFLGRGDQYPIAMEGALKLKEISYIHAEAYAAGELKHGPLALIDAKMPIIVVAPNNDLLEKLQSNVEEVRARGGILYVFADTNARFKSDDTMRVINVPHVSELIAPIVYTLPLQLLSYYVAIIKGTDVDQPRNLAKSVTVE; this is encoded by the coding sequence ATGTGTGGAATAGTGGGTGCGGTAGCGCAGCGCGATGTGGTGGATATTTTGGTTGAAGGTTTACGCCGTTTAGAATATCGCGGCTACGACTCAGCGGGTGTTGCTATAGTCAGTGAAGAGGGGCATTTAAGCCGAGTACGCCGTTTAGGTAAAGTAAAAGAATTGGCCGATGCTATTAGTGCCGAGCCAGTTGTTGGTGGTACCGGTATTGCACATACCCGCTGGGCAACCCATGGTGAACCAAGCGAGCGTAACGCTCACCCACATATTTCTAGCCACATTAGTGTGGTTCATAACGGTATTATTGAAAACCATAGTGCATTACGTGAAGCGTTAACGGCCAAAGGCTATGTGTTTACTTCAGACACTGATACTGAAGTGATTGCGCACTTGGTAGAAGAAGAGCTTAAAACAGCTGGCTCTTTGCTGGCAGCAGTGCAAAACACAGTAAAACAGTTACACGGTGCTTATGGCACGGTATTGCTTGATAAAAATGATGCTAGCCGTGTGGTAGTCGCGCGTTCAGGTAGCCCGTTAGTCATAGGTTTAGGCATTGGTGAAAACTTTATTGCTTCAGATCAATTAGCTTTATTGCCTGTTACCCGTCGTTTTATCTTTTTAGAAGAAGGTGATGTGGCTGAAATTACTCGGCATAGCGTGCGTATTTTTGATAAAGACGGTAAGGCGATAGAGCGTGAAATACACGAGTCTAATGTCAGTTACGACGCTGGCGACAAAGGCCAATACCGCCATTTTATGCTAAAAGAAATATACGAACAGCCACATGCTATTAATAACACCTTAGAAGGCCGCTTAAGTAACGACAGCGTTTTGGACGAAACCTTTGGCAATGGCGCCGCAGCATTATTTAAGCAAGTTAAGCATGTACAAATTGTTGCTTGTGGTACTAGTTATCACTCTGGCATGGTGGCGCGTTACTGGTTGGAGTCGCTAGGTGGTATTTCATGCACAGTCGAGATAGCTTCAGAGTTTCGTTATCGTAAGTCGTTCGTGCAGCCAAATAGTTTATTAGTCAGTATCTCGCAATCAGGTGAAACCGCTGACACCTTAGCAGCCTTAAGATTAGCTAAAGACTTAGGTTATTTAGGCAGTTTAACAATCTGTAACGTTGCAGGTTCTTCATTAGTGCGAGAGTCTGACTTAGCCTTTATGACCCGTGCTGGTGCTGAAATTGGTGTTGCTTCAACCAAAGCCTTTACTACCCAGCTAGTAGGTTTAGCCATGCTAACGCTGGCAATTGGTAAATATAACGGTTTAACCGAACAAAAACAGCGCGAGCTTACCGATGCGCTAAAAAGCTTACCAGCAAAACTAGAGCAAACCTTAGCGCTGGCGCCACAAATTGAAGCTTTAGCGGAAGAGTTTGCTGATAAAAATCATGCTTTATTCTTAGGCCGTGGCGATCAATACCCTATCGCTATGGAAGGGGCGTTAAAGCTTAAAGAAATTTCCTATATTCACGCTGAAGCCTACGCCGCAGGCGAGTTAAAACACGGCCCGCTGGCGCTAATAGATGCCAAAATGCCAATTATTGTTGTCGCGCCTAATAACGATTTATTAGAAAAACTACAATCAAACGTTGAAGAAGTGCGTGCCCGCGGCGGTATTTTATATGTGTTCGCAGATACTAACGCTAGGTTTAAGTCAGATGACACTATGCGGGTTATTAATGTGCCGCATGTTTCTGAGTTAATAGCGCCAATTGTATACACCCTGCCATTACAGTTATTAAGCTACTATGTTGCCATTATTAAAGGTACAGACGTAGATCAACCACGTAACTTAGCTAAATCGGTAACGGTTGAGTAA
- a CDS encoding TnsA endonuclease N-terminal domain-containing protein, translating into MAKANSSFSEVQIARRIKEGRGQGHGKDYIPWLTVQEVPSSGRSHRIYSHKTGRVHHLLSDLELAVFLSLEWESSVLDIREQFPLLPSDTRQIAIDSGIKHPVIRGVDQVMSTDFLVDCKDGPFEQFAIQVKPAAALQDERTLEKLELERRYWQQKQIPWFIFTDKEINPVVKENIEWLYSVKTEEVSAELLAQLSPLAHILQEKGDENIINVCKQVDIAYDLELGKTLSEIRALTANGFIKFNIYKSFRANKCADLCISQVVNMEELRYVAN; encoded by the coding sequence ATGGCTAAAGCAAACTCTTCATTTTCTGAAGTGCAAATTGCCCGTCGTATTAAAGAGGGGCGTGGCCAAGGGCATGGTAAAGACTATATTCCATGGCTAACAGTACAAGAAGTTCCTTCTTCAGGTCGTTCCCACCGTATTTATTCTCATAAGACGGGACGAGTCCATCATTTGCTATCTGACTTAGAGCTTGCTGTTTTTCTCAGTCTTGAGTGGGAGAGCAGCGTGCTAGATATACGCGAGCAGTTCCCCTTATTACCTAGTGATACCAGGCAGATTGCAATAGATAGTGGTATTAAGCATCCTGTTATTCGTGGTGTAGATCAGGTTATGTCTACTGATTTTTTAGTGGACTGCAAAGATGGTCCTTTTGAGCAGTTTGCTATTCAAGTCAAACCTGCAGCAGCCTTACAAGACGAGCGTACCTTAGAAAAACTAGAACTAGAGCGTCGCTATTGGCAGCAAAAGCAAATTCCTTGGTTCATTTTTACTGATAAAGAAATAAATCCCGTAGTAAAAGAAAATATTGAATGGCTTTATTCAGTGAAAACAGAAGAAGTTTCTGCGGAGCTTTTAGCACAACTATCCCCATTGGCCCATATCCTGCAAGAAAAAGGAGATGAAAACATTATCAATGTCTGTAAGCAGGTTGATATTGCTTATGATTTGGAGTTAGGCAAAACATTGAGTGAGATACGAGCCTTAACCGCAAATGGTTTTATTAAGTTCAATATTTATAAGTCTTTCAGGGCAAATAAGTGTGCAGATCTCTGTATTAGCCAAGTAGTGAATATGGAGGAGTTGCGCTATGTGGCAAATTAA